From a single Rhizobium lusitanum genomic region:
- a CDS encoding pilus assembly protein N-terminal domain-containing protein — protein MPIRGRIAFLAGIAAMAGLMPQLSRADDNGMLRVYMDHARVLKLDRPVSKVIVGNAQVADATVADPKTIVLTGRSFGTTNIVLLDADGNAIVDERILVSIDEGNTVRVFRQTDRSVLSCTPNCEQHAQQNSSAAAATSQ, from the coding sequence ATGCCAATCCGCGGCAGAATCGCATTTCTTGCCGGCATCGCCGCCATGGCAGGCCTGATGCCGCAGCTTTCGCGCGCCGACGATAACGGTATGCTGCGTGTCTATATGGATCACGCGCGCGTGCTGAAGCTCGATCGTCCCGTCAGCAAGGTCATCGTCGGCAATGCGCAGGTCGCCGACGCGACCGTGGCAGATCCGAAGACAATCGTGCTCACCGGCCGCAGTTTCGGCACCACGAACATCGTCCTGCTCGATGCCGACGGTAACGCCATCGTCGACGAGCGCATCCTGGTCTCGATCGACGAGGGCAATACGGTCCGCGTCTTCCGCCAGACCGATCGTTCCGTGCTGTCCTGCACGCCCAATTGCGAACAGCATGCCCAGCAAAACAGCAGCGCTGCGGCCGCCACCAGCCAGTAA
- a CDS encoding Flp family type IVb pilin → MTKLFSRFLKDESGATAIEYGLIAALISVAIITGATTLGGTLNTTFRGIATKMTSASTQSSGY, encoded by the coding sequence ATGACCAAGCTTTTTTCGCGTTTCCTGAAAGACGAATCCGGCGCGACCGCCATTGAATACGGCCTGATCGCCGCCCTGATCTCCGTCGCCATCATCACCGGCGCTACGACGTTGGGCGGTACGTTGAATACCACCTTCCGAGGTATTGCGACGAAGATGACTTCGGCTTCCACTCAGTCCAGCGGGTACTAA